A genomic window from Ischnura elegans chromosome 10, ioIscEleg1.1, whole genome shotgun sequence includes:
- the LOC124166857 gene encoding piggyBac transposable element-derived protein 4-like, whose translation MKTVNSSVLVNTQITGSEDTTLTMSTSRRSKKRTSPSDCEVRDVSIPDNLLPSSSHAGSQGSTKKRCKARELSEDVIREIVLDSDEEYNVSSSSGDESTESDDSSGEAGSEVIVPHPVSSSPGRIDSPSSFIWSEIKENSIIIPFTGRPGLKVELTGQDPSDFFFLVANDEFVNIIIRETNANAVDILSRSPLPRSRITEWKDVTRDELEVFFGLLFLMGNIRLNRIPYYWKRSNLNDFPIFRQNMSRDRFMLILRALHFSRNPKENDAIPTDPLYKVRPVLDAFVNNMNMIYYPEKNLSLDESMVLWRGRLYFRQYIKSKRHKYGLKLYVLSEPSGLVLNFCVYTGAQDCVIGGRGHTDKVVKYLLQKFLNAGHAVYMDNFYNSVNLCLHLLQNNTYVTGTLQGNRKNNPLDVVNKKLKRGESFSRHTNEGISVMKWRDKREILLISSEHDADFVDVQTKFGTISRRPKMVVKYNQFMGGIDRMDQLLAYYPLERKSLRWYMKLGLHLLNLVMNNAYCLFKKYGGRSRSLLEFRDNVIASLIYKNTIPMIRDAPKPLGENKKNHLPSKSSEKRSQRKRCRVCYSKGMRKDVSTFCPECPELPGLCLEPCFREYHAYL comes from the exons ATGAAGACGGTGAATTCCTCAGTTCTGGTGAACACGCAGATTACG GGGTCGGAGGATACTACTTTGACAATGTCTACTAGTAGGAGGTCAAAGAAAAGGACATCGCCTTCTGATTGCGAAGTGAGAGATGTTTct ATACCAGATAATCTCCTCCCGTCCTCATCACACGCTGGAAGTCAAGGGAGCACAAAGAAGCGCTGCAAAGCAAGGGAATTATCAGAGGACGTCATCCGCGAAATTGTGCTAGACTCCGATGAAGAATACAATGTTTCCTCCAGCAGCGGGGACGAGAGCACGGAGTCAGACGACAGCTCAGGAGAAGCAGGGAGTGAAGTGATTGTTCCTCACCCAGTTAGTTCCTCTCCCGGGCGCATTGATAGCCCCTCCTCTTTCATTTGgagtgaaatcaaagaaaattctaTAATAATTCCCTTCACTGGAAGACCAGGACTCAAAGTGGAACTTACAGGTCAGGACCcaagtgattttttctttttagttgcCAATGACGAGTTTGTAAATATCATAATCCGAGAGACGAATGCCAATGCAGTGGACATACTTTCAAGAAGTCCATTACCTCGTTCGCGTATTACCGAATGGAAAGACGTGACGAGGGATGAATTAGAGGTTTTTTTTGGGCTGCTTTTCCTCATGGGCAATATACGGCTGAATCGTATTCCTTACTATTGGAAACGATCAAACTTAAACGATTTTCCAATTTTCCGTCAAAACATGTCAAGGGACCGTTTTATGCTCATTTTGAGGGCATTGCATTTTAGCCGGAACCCTAAAGAAAATGATGCAATACCAACAGATCCACTTTATAAAGTTCGTCCCGTACTTGACGCGTttgtaaataatatgaatatgatTTACTATCCTGAAAAGAACTTGAGCTTGGACGAATCTATGGTTCTATGGAGAGGACGCTTATACTTCAGGCAGTATATCAAGAGTAAGAGACATaaatatggattaaaattatATGTGCTGAGTGAGCCCTCTGGCTTAGTGCTGAATTTTTGTGTCTACACAGGAGCTCAAGATTGTGTCATTGGTGGGCGTGGACATACCGATAAAgtagtgaaatatttattacaaaaatttctcaacgcagGGCATGCAGTatatatggacaatttttataaTTCCGTTAATTTGTGTCTGCATCTTTTGCAAAACAATACATACGTTACTGGGACACTTCAGGGGAATCGAAAAAATAACCCTTTAGATGTAGTAAATAAGAAATTAAAGAGGGGAGAGTCGTTCAGCAGACACACTAATGAGGGAATAAGTGTGATGAAGTGGCGAGACAAGAGAGAGATTTTGCTCATATCATCAGAGCATGATGCAGACTTTGTTGACGTACAAACAAAGTTTGGCACTATATCCAGGAGGCCCAAAATGGTAGTGAAATATAACCAATTCATGGGTGGAATTGATAGGATGGATCAACTTTTGGCTTATTATCCATTAGAAAGGAAATCGTTGAGATGGTACATGAAATTAGGTTTGCATTTGCTAAACCTAGTGATGAATAATGCATATTGCTTATTCAAGAAGTATGGAGGAAGGTCACGTAGTCTACTTGAGTTTCGTGATAATGTTATCGCCTCATTGATATATAAGAACACTATACCAATGATCCGAGATGCACCAAAGCCTCtaggggaaaataaaaagaaccACTTACCATCAAAAAGTTCTGAAAAACGAAGTCAGCGTAAAAGATGCAGGGTATGCTACAGCAAAGGAATGAGAAAGGATGTCAGCACTTTCTGCCCAGAGTGCCCAGAGCTACCAGGGTTATGTCTTGAACCTTGTTTCAGGGAATACCATGCATATTTGTAA